From one Luteitalea sp. genomic stretch:
- a CDS encoding tyrosine-type recombinase/integrase, whose protein sequence is MNGRRRSRATFHECVLPRSVDSGTAVRTPTVFGNATRPSRKSGVSRCGLTLAGHPHMLRHACGFALANRGRDTRLIQTYLDHLNISSTVGYTATNPARFQRIWE, encoded by the coding sequence CGAGGGCTACGTTCCACGAGTGCGTCTTGCCTCGCTCAGTTGACTCCGGGACAGCGGTCCGCACGCCCACGGTGTTCGGCAACGCCACGCGGCCATCGCGTAAGTCCGGTGTCTCGAGGTGCGGTCTGACCTTGGCGGGACACCCGCACATGCTGCGCCACGCGTGCGGCTTCGCGCTGGCCAACCGTGGACGTGATACGCGGCTGATTCAAACCTACCTGGACCACCTGAACATCAGCTCGACGGTGGGTTACACGGCGACGAATCCAGCGCGCTTTCAGCGCATTTGGGAATAA